From one Halothece sp. PCC 7418 genomic stretch:
- a CDS encoding long-chain fatty acid--CoA ligase produces MFKPTTTPVDYSTAQSLPEIWSQVAPYCGKLIALDDPHQDPPVQITYQQLNQKIKQFASGLQAQGIEPDTKIALFSDNSPRWFIADQGILSAGAVDVVRSSQADPAELAYILTDSDSKVLMVEDYKTLEKLQGELANLPIQLVILLSDETIESEEIPTLNFSQLMAQGNQKEFTLVPRKKDDLATLIYTSGTTGKPKGAMLSHGNFLHQVRAIGDVIQPQAGDRVLSILPSWHAYERAAEYFLLSRGCHLIYTNLRSFKKDLREQKPNYMVGVPRLWESVYDGIQKNLNQQTGNKKKLIDFFLSISNRYLKTKRISEGLDLENLRPSLIAKLTASSQCSVLKPLHNLGDKIVYQTVREATGGNLKAVISGGGALAKHIDDFYELIGIPLLVGYGLTETSPVTHARRLYHNLRGSSGPAIPETETKIVDPETKKSLPDGEKGLVMIRGTQVMQGYYKKPEATAKAIDEEGWFNTGDLGWITPTGDLVLTGRAKDTIVLSNGENIEPQPLENACLRSIYIDQIMVVGQDQRCLGALIVPNVEILEQWAKDHNLNLDFAEGQLEETLANSQIQKLFRDELNREVKNRPGYRIDDRIGVFKLILEPFSMDNGMMTQTLKIKRPVVYERYQDMIDGMFAKG; encoded by the coding sequence ATGTTTAAACCAACGACGACCCCTGTGGACTATTCTACTGCACAGTCCTTGCCCGAAATCTGGTCACAAGTTGCGCCCTATTGCGGTAAATTGATCGCTCTCGATGACCCCCATCAAGACCCTCCTGTCCAGATTACTTATCAACAATTAAACCAAAAAATTAAACAATTTGCCAGTGGCTTACAAGCCCAAGGAATTGAACCTGATACAAAAATTGCTCTATTTTCTGATAACAGTCCGCGCTGGTTTATTGCGGATCAAGGAATTCTTAGTGCAGGGGCCGTTGATGTGGTCAGATCCTCACAAGCCGATCCCGCAGAGTTAGCTTATATTCTCACCGATAGTGATAGCAAGGTTTTGATGGTTGAAGATTATAAAACCCTTGAGAAATTGCAAGGAGAATTGGCTAATTTACCAATTCAACTGGTGATTTTATTGTCGGATGAAACGATAGAAAGTGAAGAGATACCAACCCTAAATTTTAGCCAACTAATGGCGCAAGGAAATCAAAAAGAGTTTACACTTGTTCCTCGAAAAAAAGATGATTTAGCGACTTTAATTTATACATCGGGAACAACGGGAAAACCTAAAGGCGCAATGCTATCTCATGGTAACTTTCTGCATCAAGTTCGTGCGATTGGAGACGTAATTCAACCGCAAGCAGGCGATCGCGTTTTAAGTATTCTTCCTAGTTGGCACGCTTATGAACGGGCAGCAGAATATTTTTTATTATCCAGAGGGTGTCATCTCATTTATACGAACTTACGCTCATTTAAGAAAGATTTACGGGAACAAAAACCGAATTATATGGTCGGTGTTCCTCGACTTTGGGAATCGGTTTATGATGGCATTCAGAAAAACCTAAACCAACAAACAGGAAATAAGAAAAAACTGATTGATTTCTTTTTAAGTATCTCTAACCGCTACCTGAAAACTAAACGCATTAGTGAAGGCTTAGATTTAGAAAATTTGCGTCCATCTCTCATCGCAAAACTAACTGCTTCTTCACAATGTTCTGTGTTAAAACCTTTGCATAATTTAGGCGATAAAATTGTTTATCAAACCGTTCGCGAAGCCACAGGAGGAAACTTAAAAGCAGTCATTAGTGGTGGTGGTGCTTTAGCCAAACATATTGATGATTTTTACGAATTAATTGGTATTCCCTTGCTAGTGGGATACGGCTTAACCGAAACCTCTCCTGTTACTCATGCCCGCCGTTTATATCATAATCTGCGCGGTTCATCGGGTCCTGCGATTCCTGAGACGGAAACGAAAATTGTTGACCCTGAGACCAAAAAATCGCTCCCTGACGGGGAAAAAGGGTTAGTGATGATTCGGGGGACACAAGTAATGCAAGGCTACTATAAAAAGCCAGAAGCCACCGCCAAAGCGATTGATGAGGAAGGATGGTTTAATACAGGGGATTTAGGTTGGATTACGCCTACGGGTGATTTAGTCTTGACAGGACGGGCAAAAGATACCATTGTCCTCTCTAATGGGGAAAATATCGAACCGCAACCGTTAGAAAATGCTTGTTTACGGAGTATCTATATTGACCAGATTATGGTTGTGGGTCAAGATCAACGGTGTTTAGGGGCGTTGATTGTGCCGAATGTGGAAATTTTGGAACAATGGGCAAAAGACCATAATCTCAATCTCGATTTTGCGGAAGGACAGTTAGAAGAAACTTTAGCGAATAGCCAGATCCAGAAGTTATTTCGAGATGAATTAAACCGCGAGGTCAAAAATCGCCCCGGTTATCGCATTGATGACCGTATTGGGGTGTTTAAGCTCATTTTAGAACCCTTCTCCATGGACAATGGGATGATGACCCAAACCCTAAAAATTAAACGTCCTGTTGTTTATGAACGGTATCAGGATATGATTGACGGGATGTTTGCTAAGGGATAG
- a CDS encoding CHAD domain-containing protein, with protein sequence MSEETTVETFGHSAIAALEKHSQKMAKHEAGVYEDQDPEALHQMRVGMRRLRTALVGFSRAIEMPKAAREKKVGKLARELGTLRDLDVLKASLENHYLPSLPPSEQKDLKSVFKELGKQRQQAYKKVIKALESKDYQNLKASLKQWLEKPKLSAIAPLPITEVLPDLLLPHVSNLLLHPGWLVGQNTNLEPATLLDQQGETLHSLRKAAKKCRYQMELFTHCYDEPYQQYVKQVKAIQSVLGEIQDSVVLGEFLSDCCGETLSAEFPSLAQQLSVFRQEKWQDWEQLQQYFLNPATRNNLRLTVQNPSLGEETETTLDSVAMN encoded by the coding sequence ATGAGCGAAGAGACAACAGTAGAAACCTTTGGTCACAGCGCGATCGCTGCTTTAGAAAAGCATAGCCAGAAAATGGCAAAACATGAAGCAGGGGTGTATGAAGATCAAGATCCCGAAGCCCTCCATCAGATGCGGGTGGGAATGCGAAGACTACGCACGGCTTTAGTTGGCTTTTCTCGCGCCATTGAAATGCCGAAAGCAGCCCGTGAGAAGAAGGTGGGTAAACTTGCTAGAGAATTAGGAACATTACGGGATTTAGATGTTTTAAAGGCAAGTTTAGAAAACCATTATTTGCCCTCTCTTCCTCCATCTGAACAGAAAGATTTAAAATCCGTTTTCAAAGAGTTGGGGAAACAAAGGCAACAGGCTTATAAAAAGGTGATTAAGGCTCTAGAAAGTAAAGACTATCAAAATCTGAAAGCCAGTTTAAAGCAGTGGTTAGAAAAACCCAAATTAAGCGCGATCGCGCCGTTACCCATTACCGAAGTCTTACCCGATTTATTACTCCCTCACGTCAGTAACTTACTCCTCCATCCAGGTTGGTTAGTGGGTCAAAATACGAATCTTGAGCCAGCAACCCTCTTAGATCAACAAGGAGAAACCCTTCACAGTTTGCGGAAAGCAGCGAAAAAATGTCGTTATCAAATGGAACTGTTCACCCATTGCTATGATGAACCCTATCAGCAGTATGTGAAGCAAGTGAAAGCCATTCAAAGTGTTTTAGGAGAGATCCAAGATAGTGTTGTGTTAGGAGAATTTCTCTCGGACTGTTGTGGGGAAACCTTATCGGCGGAGTTTCCAAGTCTGGCTCAACAATTGAGCGTATTCCGTCAAGAAAAATGGCAAGACTGGGAACAATTGCAACAATATTTTCTCAATCCTGCCACACGAAACAACCTCCGCTTAACCGTACAGAATCCCTCTCTCGGAGAAGAAACGGAAACCACTCTAGACTCTGTAGCCATGAATTAA
- the speD gene encoding adenosylmethionine decarboxylase, whose amino-acid sequence MKKVGTHLVVEAWQAPEDVLNDAEQIRHALAEAVFAGGATLLNLCVHQFSPHGVTATATLSESHIAIHTWPEYGYFAADLFFCGKGDPHQAMKVLQSVLGAKQISMQEIDRGLPSSEVPEESGKESIFA is encoded by the coding sequence ATGAAAAAAGTGGGAACTCATCTGGTCGTAGAGGCTTGGCAAGCTCCGGAAGATGTACTCAATGATGCTGAGCAGATTCGTCACGCATTAGCGGAAGCAGTGTTTGCAGGAGGAGCAACTTTGCTCAATCTATGTGTGCATCAATTTAGTCCTCATGGTGTAACAGCAACAGCAACATTGTCCGAGTCACATATTGCCATTCACACTTGGCCAGAATATGGATATTTTGCTGCGGATCTCTTTTTCTGTGGCAAAGGCGATCCCCATCAAGCGATGAAGGTTTTACAAAGTGTTCTGGGAGCAAAACAAATTTCCATGCAAGAAATTGATCGAGGCTTACCGAGTTCAGAAGTCCCAGAAGAATCAGGAAAAGAATCAATCTTCGCTTAA
- a CDS encoding lipopolysaccharide assembly protein LapB: MKGRWGVAGLLIAVLAITNPQSAQGQSLPVLTPTTPKAIESLNRGLEEVRVGNIDRAIALFEEAIRLDKTLAPAHYNLGLALREKGQLQAAADAFHRALSINPKLAVAYANLGAALIEGNNFEQAQVYLDRAIDLSPQLGITHYNLGLVALGQDKPERAIEHFRNAQKYRSQAPEISYQMGLAYLQQNQLEQAKTAFESAIGLRPRYSQAHYGLGQVWFQQNQPEVALEAFQQAIAFNSELASAYYAAGVVFFEGKQFSQAVAMLQKAQKLYAEQGQVLWAVYAKQLSQRAISRNQD; encoded by the coding sequence ATGAAGGGAAGATGGGGGGTTGCGGGCTTATTAATTGCAGTGTTAGCGATAACGAATCCTCAATCGGCGCAAGGACAATCTTTACCTGTCTTAACGCCAACGACACCCAAGGCCATTGAATCTTTAAATCGAGGGTTAGAGGAAGTCCGTGTGGGAAATATTGATCGCGCGATCGCGCTTTTTGAAGAAGCGATTCGCCTTGACAAAACCCTCGCCCCCGCACACTATAATCTCGGTTTAGCCCTGAGAGAAAAGGGACAACTGCAAGCTGCTGCGGATGCTTTTCATCGTGCTTTATCCATTAATCCGAAACTGGCGGTGGCTTATGCGAACTTAGGTGCAGCTTTAATTGAAGGGAATAATTTTGAACAAGCTCAAGTCTATCTGGATCGCGCGATCGATCTCTCACCCCAACTCGGGATTACTCACTATAACTTAGGCTTAGTCGCACTCGGACAAGACAAGCCTGAACGTGCCATTGAACATTTCCGTAACGCCCAGAAATATCGCTCACAAGCCCCTGAAATCTCCTATCAAATGGGATTAGCTTATCTTCAACAAAACCAGCTAGAACAAGCGAAAACGGCTTTTGAATCGGCGATTGGTCTTCGCCCTCGTTACAGCCAAGCTCACTACGGATTAGGACAAGTCTGGTTTCAACAAAATCAACCCGAAGTTGCCTTAGAGGCATTTCAACAAGCCATTGCTTTCAATTCTGAATTAGCCAGTGCTTACTACGCTGCGGGTGTTGTTTTCTTTGAAGGGAAACAATTTTCGCAAGCGGTTGCTATGTTACAAAAAGCACAAAAACTATACGCAGAGCAAGGACAAGTGCTATGGGCAGTGTATGCGAAACAACTTTCCCAAAGAGCCATTTCTCGCAATCAGGATTAA
- a CDS encoding SDR family oxidoreductase yields MKTALVTGASSGIGYAFAQTLAERGYNLVLVARSQDKLEQLANNLQSSHNITTEVIPQDLTATNAAQNLFNIVTSKEMNIDLLINNAGFGDYGVFADSSLDKQLEMIQLNITSLTALTHLFLSPMREKGTGGIINISSIAGFQPLPYMSIYAATKAFVLSFSEAIWAENRDAGITVTCVCPGPTETEFFKVANFPDSAVASAQQNYTSPEAVVKAALEAFDKQQANVVTGGLPNQLIVNIPRFLPRETLVSAVAQQFRPHQ; encoded by the coding sequence ATGAAAACTGCCCTTGTCACTGGTGCATCCTCTGGAATTGGTTATGCTTTTGCCCAAACATTGGCTGAGCGTGGTTATAACCTAGTGTTGGTTGCTCGTTCTCAGGACAAACTGGAGCAATTAGCAAACAATCTCCAAAGCAGCCACAACATTACAACAGAAGTCATTCCTCAAGATTTAACTGCAACCAACGCAGCACAAAATCTTTTCAACATTGTGACTAGCAAAGAGATGAATATTGACTTACTCATTAACAATGCTGGCTTTGGAGACTATGGTGTCTTTGCAGACTCCTCTCTGGATAAACAACTAGAGATGATTCAACTAAATATTACATCTTTGACAGCTTTGACCCATCTTTTCCTGTCTCCGATGCGGGAAAAGGGGACTGGCGGAATTATTAATATTTCTTCGATCGCGGGGTTTCAACCTCTCCCCTATATGTCAATCTATGCAGCAACAAAAGCCTTTGTCCTCAGTTTTAGTGAAGCCATTTGGGCAGAAAATCGAGATGCTGGTATTACAGTCACTTGTGTTTGTCCGGGTCCCACTGAAACTGAATTTTTTAAAGTGGCTAACTTTCCCGATTCTGCCGTTGCATCAGCCCAACAAAATTACACCTCTCCCGAAGCAGTCGTCAAAGCTGCTTTAGAAGCCTTCGACAAACAACAAGCCAATGTGGTCACAGGAGGATTACCGAATCAATTAATTGTCAATATTCCCCGCTTTTTACCCCGAGAAACCCTAGTCAGTGCAGTTGCTCAACAATTTCGACCCCATCAGTGA
- the ribBA gene encoding bifunctional 3,4-dihydroxy-2-butanone-4-phosphate synthase/GTP cyclohydrolase II, which yields MDSQATYPIEFDPIEEALADFRSGRPIVVVDDENRENEGDLICAAQFATPPMINFMAVEARGLICLAMSGERLDTLDLPLMVSKNTDSNQTAFTVSIDAAKHLGTTTGISAEDRARTIQIAINPTSRPEDLTRPGHVFPIRAKEGGVLKRAGHTEAAIDLCRLSGLTPAGVICEIQNPDGSMARLPELAEYAQKHHLKLISIADLISYRLQHDRFVYRETICQLPTQFGDFQIYAYRNQLDDSEHIAIVKGDPSTFSDQPVMVRMHSECLTGDALGSMRCDCRMQLQAALKMIENAGKGVVVYLRQEGRGIGLLNKLKAYSLQDMGLDTVEANERLGFPADLRDYGMGAQMLNDLGIKQIRLITNNPRKIAGLKGYGLEIVERVPLLIEATDYNSVYLATKAKKLGHLLLQTYLASVAIDWRDNLQSVTDRYQRLERLRELANDYHLLVQEEARPVAIALFGTPDLTVHFGFDQPNVANPDWYTNSGHPYVIAICKILDEIASWEEVKRIEFLISPGDDPMTGLQVKLNREPHQHGEKPSLVCHHLTPQTIYSFVNN from the coding sequence GTGGATTCGCAAGCAACCTATCCCATAGAATTTGACCCCATCGAAGAAGCACTGGCTGACTTCCGTTCCGGTCGCCCCATTGTCGTCGTGGATGATGAAAACCGCGAAAATGAAGGCGATCTGATTTGTGCTGCTCAATTTGCTACTCCACCCATGATTAACTTTATGGCTGTGGAAGCGCGAGGCTTAATTTGTCTCGCTATGAGTGGTGAGCGACTCGATACCCTTGATTTACCGTTAATGGTGAGTAAAAACACTGATAGTAATCAGACGGCGTTTACGGTCAGCATTGATGCAGCGAAACATTTGGGGACAACCACAGGCATTTCCGCCGAAGATCGCGCCCGCACGATTCAAATTGCCATCAATCCCACCTCTCGCCCCGAAGATCTGACCCGTCCTGGTCATGTTTTCCCGATTCGGGCGAAAGAAGGAGGAGTCTTAAAACGAGCCGGACATACTGAAGCAGCGATTGATTTATGTCGCTTATCAGGATTGACTCCTGCGGGAGTGATCTGTGAAATTCAAAATCCTGATGGGTCAATGGCGCGTTTGCCTGAACTCGCAGAGTATGCCCAAAAGCATCATCTGAAACTGATTAGTATTGCTGATTTAATTAGTTACCGCTTACAACACGATCGCTTTGTGTATAGAGAAACCATTTGTCAACTACCCACTCAGTTTGGCGATTTTCAAATCTACGCCTACCGTAATCAACTTGACGACAGCGAACATATCGCGATTGTCAAAGGTGATCCCAGCACGTTTTCAGATCAACCCGTAATGGTACGGATGCACTCCGAATGTCTCACTGGGGATGCTCTCGGATCAATGCGCTGTGACTGTCGGATGCAACTGCAAGCAGCCCTAAAAATGATTGAAAACGCTGGAAAAGGGGTTGTGGTTTATCTGCGTCAAGAAGGGCGCGGGATTGGCTTATTGAATAAGTTAAAAGCCTATTCACTGCAAGATATGGGCTTAGATACTGTAGAAGCCAATGAACGTCTCGGGTTTCCTGCTGATTTAAGAGACTATGGGATGGGGGCGCAAATGCTCAATGATTTGGGAATTAAACAGATTCGCCTCATTACCAATAATCCTCGCAAAATTGCAGGGTTGAAAGGGTATGGTTTAGAAATTGTAGAGCGTGTTCCCTTGCTGATTGAAGCCACCGATTATAATTCTGTATATCTTGCTACAAAAGCGAAAAAATTGGGTCATCTGTTGCTGCAAACCTATTTGGCAAGTGTCGCGATCGATTGGCGAGATAATTTGCAATCAGTGACTGATCGGTATCAACGATTAGAACGCTTGCGGGAATTAGCTAATGATTATCATCTTTTAGTGCAAGAAGAAGCCCGTCCTGTCGCGATCGCGCTGTTTGGAACCCCTGATCTAACGGTTCATTTTGGCTTTGATCAACCCAATGTAGCAAACCCCGATTGGTACACTAATTCTGGTCATCCCTATGTCATCGCCATCTGTAAAATTCTGGATGAAATCGCCAGTTGGGAAGAAGTGAAGCGAATTGAATTTTTGATTTCCCCTGGAGATGATCCGATGACAGGATTACAAGTTAAACTCAATCGTGAGCCTCATCAGCACGGTGAAAAGCCTTCTCTTGTCTGTCACCATCTCACCCCGCAAACCATCTATAGTTTTGTGAATAATTGA
- a CDS encoding mechanosensitive ion channel family protein, with amino-acid sequence MNLTLIDLLVIAGEVILLAIAFSLLLWGMNLCFQRLKQIPRLQFQQQLLTTLQTINVKLFLSLWLVFSLGVMGMNVVLLWNGHSLLPTTLAVFNQLSPRFWLDFSISLLPSAIAIITVIVINKPLRKLLDRISRRLQDWDQFTDNDFSIDQFFQVLKLHLNNSLWLTAFLICTLAFDLQALGEILFTILKIYLIVALGLLILKIPPAIVDTLDAFSEAYFNRNAALRSYAQLRTLIPFLISCLEYTIIIGTTAFAIAQIEPLVGLSQIGVKGIRILGIILAGRILIEFSNLFVVQLFVGKKRLGEGERKRRLTFIPILQSFLKYGIYVWLGILALATIGIDPAPILAAAGLLGLAVGLGAQNLVNDTVSGFFILFENYYLVGDYIKLEKAEGLVEAIELRNTRIRHPNGQLQIIRNGDIKSISNYSREYIYAVIDVGVAYDSDLNVVYQVLEEVGEEIQQRFPNDVLEPTKVDGLEEFGTLQLMVRAVTKLKPNNSRRGVHDDIQGELRKMVKEAFDREGIVIPIPQNIGVIAENQNSDQ; translated from the coding sequence ATGAATTTAACACTGATTGATTTATTGGTGATTGCAGGGGAAGTCATCTTGTTGGCGATCGCGTTTTCTCTGCTGCTTTGGGGGATGAATTTATGCTTCCAACGACTGAAACAAATTCCGAGATTACAGTTCCAACAGCAACTTCTCACGACCCTGCAAACAATCAATGTGAAACTCTTTTTGTCTCTATGGCTGGTTTTCAGTCTTGGGGTCATGGGAATGAATGTCGTCTTACTATGGAACGGTCATTCTTTGTTACCGACGACCCTTGCTGTATTTAATCAACTGTCTCCGCGTTTTTGGCTAGATTTTAGTATCAGTCTTCTTCCAAGCGCGATCGCGATCATAACCGTCATCGTCATTAATAAACCGCTACGAAAACTCTTAGACCGCATCAGCAGACGGCTTCAAGATTGGGATCAATTTACCGATAACGACTTCAGCATTGATCAATTTTTCCAAGTTTTAAAGCTCCATCTCAACAACAGTCTCTGGTTAACCGCCTTTCTCATCTGCACTCTTGCTTTTGATCTACAAGCCTTGGGCGAAATCCTCTTCACCATCCTCAAAATCTATCTCATTGTCGCCCTTGGTTTACTGATTTTGAAGATTCCCCCAGCGATTGTCGATACACTGGATGCGTTTAGTGAAGCCTACTTTAATCGCAATGCTGCTTTACGGTCTTATGCCCAACTGAGAACCCTGATTCCCTTTTTAATTAGCTGCCTTGAATATACCATCATTATTGGAACAACTGCTTTCGCGATCGCGCAAATCGAACCCTTAGTCGGTCTTTCCCAAATTGGGGTTAAAGGGATTCGGATTTTGGGAATTATTCTTGCGGGAAGAATTTTAATTGAGTTTAGTAACTTGTTTGTGGTGCAACTGTTCGTTGGGAAAAAAAGACTCGGAGAGGGAGAACGCAAACGACGCTTAACATTTATTCCGATCCTCCAAAGTTTTCTCAAATATGGGATTTATGTCTGGTTAGGCATTTTGGCCCTAGCAACCATTGGGATTGATCCTGCTCCGATTTTAGCTGCTGCGGGGCTTTTGGGGCTTGCGGTTGGGTTAGGGGCGCAAAATTTAGTCAATGATACGGTCAGTGGATTTTTTATCCTCTTTGAAAACTACTATCTCGTCGGGGATTATATTAAGCTAGAAAAAGCAGAAGGGCTGGTTGAGGCGATCGAGCTTCGCAATACTCGCATTCGACATCCCAACGGTCAACTCCAAATTATTCGCAATGGCGATATCAAATCCATTAGTAATTACTCGCGAGAATATATTTACGCTGTGATTGATGTTGGCGTTGCTTACGATTCAGATTTAAATGTAGTCTATCAAGTTCTAGAAGAAGTGGGAGAGGAGATTCAACAACGGTTTCCCAATGATGTGTTAGAACCGACGAAAGTGGATGGCTTAGAAGAATTTGGGACATTACAGTTAATGGTTCGTGCTGTTACTAAACTCAAACCCAATAACAGCCGTCGCGGGGTTCACGATGACATTCAAGGGGAGTTACGGAAAATGGTGAAAGAAGCCTTTGATCGGGAAGGAATTGTTATCCCTATCCCGCAAAATATTGGCGTTATTGCTGAGAATCAGAACAGTGACCAGTGA
- a CDS encoding response regulator transcription factor has protein sequence MSNIRVILIEDHDLTRVGIRTALEQRGEVAFLGEAVNAKEGLALIEEKQPDVAIVDIGLPDMDGIELTSQFKQAQAENEALKDVKILILTLQDSQEYVLAAFAAGADSYCMKDISFDLLLEALRVTKDGSSWIDPAIARVVISQAKTISSHEEEEKTRQISAAEPEYEQLVEAYPLTERELEVLQLIVEGASNAEIAEKLYITVGTVKTHVRNILNKLCADDRTQAAVRALRSGLVG, from the coding sequence ATGAGTAATATTAGAGTCATTTTAATTGAAGACCATGATTTGACTCGCGTTGGCATTCGCACTGCGCTAGAACAACGGGGTGAAGTCGCATTTTTAGGGGAAGCGGTTAATGCAAAAGAGGGCTTGGCACTCATTGAAGAGAAACAGCCAGATGTCGCGATCGTTGATATTGGTTTGCCCGATATGGATGGAATTGAGTTGACCAGCCAATTTAAGCAAGCCCAAGCGGAAAACGAAGCCCTCAAAGATGTCAAAATTTTAATTCTGACGCTGCAAGATAGCCAAGAGTATGTGTTAGCTGCGTTTGCTGCGGGTGCTGATTCTTACTGCATGAAAGATATCAGCTTTGACTTACTGTTAGAAGCCTTGCGAGTGACGAAAGACGGGAGTTCTTGGATTGATCCCGCGATCGCGCGTGTTGTCATTTCCCAAGCGAAAACTATTTCTTCCCACGAAGAAGAGGAAAAAACCCGACAAATCAGTGCTGCTGAACCAGAATATGAACAATTGGTTGAAGCCTATCCCCTCACGGAACGAGAATTAGAAGTGCTACAACTGATTGTAGAAGGGGCAAGTAATGCAGAAATTGCCGAAAAACTCTATATCACCGTGGGAACGGTGAAAACTCACGTTCGCAATATCTTAAACAAACTTTGTGCTGATGATCGGACACAAGCTGCGGTTCGGGCTTTACGTTCAGGCTTGGTGGGATAA